One Aspergillus oryzae RIB40 DNA, chromosome 2 genomic window carries:
- a CDS encoding TADA1 family protein (predicted protein), with amino-acid sequence MQIDPAALSRTESASTAITPSKNATPSTSTTSKSTKALISVPRLDLEPIYTELKAAIGDSWSEYKEATTLFLLGQLNQNELSSRVDHIICADQKTEHLHNNFICAIIGNLTRDLPDHGVASWVSANDKPSVVSKPTSGDAAEQRLKTEVMQLPPRDRRRIKAIPEHDSVETTPNELEEYHLAKQIKLPSQVPASAGGLNKTNWELEIRKRYAQPLASETGEFPDAESIHARMIPICYEESIVSGAGLPCAEFMAIATETFVKEVLSVVFSRTRSNGPSGTINGMMMRKYRQQLEREELAFTRGEIVKDGATGLLPVEAKEASIRKPLGVRDLRLALELGGGVLSHMPLIVDQIMGGYLEDELETDKQDRADDVADIPKDSMKLNKSADTMEVDDDGEIVWEGATMADREQLGSLLDECLSMAS; translated from the exons ATGCAGATCGATCCGGCCGCTCTGAGTCGGACTGAGTCTGCTTCGACCGCAATAACTCCCTCAAAAAATGCGACCCCTAGCACCTCAACGACTTCGAAGTCTACTAAGGCGCTGATATCTGTCCCGCGACTGGATCTTGAACCTATCTATACGGAGCTAAAAGCCGCTATCGGCGACAGTTGGTCCGAGTACAAGGAGGCCActactctcttccttttAG GACAATTGAACCAGAACGAACTTTCGTCTCGCGTCGATCATATAATTTGCGCCGACCAGAAAACTGAGCACCTCCATAATAATTTCATATGCGCAATCATTGGGAACCTCACAAGGGACCTTCCGGATCATGGGGTTGCAAGTTGGGTGTCGGCGAACGACAAACCGTCGGTGGTCTCGAAGCCGACCTCAGGGGATGCAGCGGAGCAGAGGCTAAAGACGGAGGTCATGCAGCTTCCTCCTAGAGATCGTCGACGAATAAAAGCAATTCCTGAG CATGACTCCGTTGAAACTACACCTAATGAGTTAGAGGAATATCATCTGGCGAAACAAATAAAGCTGCCCAGCCAAGTACCGGCAAGTGCAGGCGGTCTGAATAAAACAA ATTGGGAGTTGGAGATTCGAAAACGCTATGCGCAACCTCTGGCGTCAGAGACTGGTGAGTTCCCAGATGCGGAATCTATTCATGCTCGCATGATCCCTATATGCTACGAAGAGTCAATTGTCAGTGGCGCGGGACTACCCTGCGCTGAGTTCATGGCCATTGCCACGGAAACTTTTGTGAAGGAAGTTTTATCTGTCGTATTCTCCCGTACGAGGTCTAACGGACCATCTGGCACTATCAATGGTATGATGATGCGCAAGTATCGTCAGCAGCTTGAAAGGGAAGAATTGGCTTTCACACGCGGGGAGATTGTGAAAGATGGCGCAACGGGTTTGTTACCTGTCGAGGCCAAAGAAGCAAGTATTAGAAAGCCCCTCGGGGTCAGAGACCTCCGTTTGGCTTTAGAGCTTGGTGGGGGAGTTCTCAGTCATATGCCACTGATTGTGGATCAAATAATGGGCGGTTACCTTGAGGATGAGCTTGAAACGGACAAGCAAGACCGAGCTGACGATGTGGCGGATATTCCCAAGGATAGTATGAAGCTAAATAAGTCGGCGGATACAAtggaggttgatgatgatggggagATTGTATGGGAAGGTGCCACAATGGCAGACCGAGAACAGCTCGGGTCTTTATTGGACGAGTGCTTATCCATGGCCTcttga
- a CDS encoding U4/U6-U5 snRNP complex subunit PRP6 (HAT repeat protein), protein MASGRKDFLSQPAPENYVAGLGRGATGFTTRSDLGPAREGPTPEQIQAALAKRAQLLGAAPPTAYGAGREKGGKEDKAEEEEDDERFQDPDNEVGLFAYGQFDQEDDEADRIYREVDEKMDKRRKARREIRERQEREDYERKNPKIQQQFADLKRSLASVSEDDWANLPEVGDLTGKNRRAKQNLRQRFYAVPDSVLASARDSTQFETTVTDDGAHTDIQGEGVDGTITNFADISAARDKALKVKLDQAAISSSGDSASGSATSIDPKGYLTSLTQSELKAGEVEIGDIKRVRVLLESVTRTNPKHAPGWIALARLEELAGRIVAARNCIAKGCELCPKSEDAWLENIRLNEGHNAKVIAANAIQNNDRSTRLWIEAMRLESEPRAKKNVLRQAILHIPQSVVIWKEAVNLEEDPVDARLLLAKAVEMIPLSVELWLALARLETPENAQKVLNAARKAVPTSYEIWIAASRLQEQMGTFNKVNVMKRAVQSLARENAMLKREEWIAEAENCEEEGAILTCGAIIRETLGWGLDEDDDRKDIWMDDAKASIARGKYETARAIYAYALRVFVNRRSIWLAAADLERNHGTKEALWQVLEKAVEACPQSEELWLLLAKEKWQTGEIDEARRVLGRAFNQNPNNEDIWLAAVKLEADARQTDQARELLATARREAGTDRVWVKSVAFERQLGNANEALDLVNQGLQLYPKADKLWMMKGQIYESQNKYPQAREVYGTGTRACSRSVPLWLLASRLEEKAGAVVKARSVLDRARLAVPKSAELWTESVRVERRANNIAQAKILMAKALQEVPTSGLLWSESIWHLEPRAQRKARSLEAIKKVDNDPILFITVARIFWGERRLEKAMTWFEKAIVSDSDLGDGWAWYYKFLLQHGTEEKRADVVSKCISTEPKHGEVWQSVAKNPANAHKSTEEILKMVAERLV, encoded by the exons ATGGCCTCCGGGCGGAAGGACTTTTTGAGCCAGCCGGCCCCCGAAAACTATGTTGCAGGTCTAGGTAGAGGTGCGACTGGCTTCACCACTCGTTCGGACCTAGGGCCTGCGCGTGAAGGTCCCACGCCGGAGCAGATTCAAGCAGCGCTCGCAAAGAGGGCACAGCTGCTTGGTGCAGCGCCTCCGACAGCATATGGCGCAGGGCGTGAGAAAGgtggcaaagaagacaaggctgaggaagaagaggacgatgaaCGTTTCCAGGATCCGGACAATGAAGTTGGGCTTTTCGCATACGGACAGttcgatcaagaagatgacgaagcaGACCGGATATACAGAGAGGTAGATGAGAAGATGGACAAGCGCCGGAAAGCAAGAAG GGAAATCCGGGAACGTCAAGAACGAGAAGACTACGAACGGAAAAACCCGAAAATCCAACAACAGTTCGCCGATTTAAAGCGCTCATTGGCCTCCGTCTCCGAAGACGACTGGGCCAATCTCCCTGAAGTTGGAGATCTTACAGGCAAGAATAGAAGAGCGAAACAGAACCTCCGACAACGATTTTACGCAGTACCGGATAGTGTTCTCGCCAGTGCAAGAGACTCTACCCAATTCGAGACTACTGTTACAGATGACGGTGCTCATACCGACATTCAGGGGGAAGGAGTGGACGGGACAATCACCAATTTTGCGGATATCAGTGCTGCTCGTGACAAGGCCCTTAAAGTCAAGCTTGACCAAGCAGCTATAAGTTCATCTGGGGATTCGGCTTCTGGAAGTGCCACTAGCATTGACCCAAAGGGTTATCTCACGAGTCTCACGCAGTCCGAGCTAAAAGCTGGTGAAGTGGAGATAGGCGATATCAAACGAGTTCGCGTTTTGCTAGAATCTGTGACGAGGACTAATCCAAAGCACGCACCTGGGTGGATTGCACTTGCTCGTCTGGAGGAGCTTGCTGGTAGAATTGTGGCTGCTAGAAACTGCATCGCCAAGGGATGTGAGCTGTGTCCGAAAAGTGAAGACGCATGGCTTGAGAATATTCGACTCAATGAAGGTCATAATGCGAAGGTAATCGCTGCAAATGCCATTCAGAATAATGATCGCTCTACAAGACTCTGGATTGAGGCTATGAGGTTGGAATCTGAGCCTCGTGCAAAGAAAAACGTTCTGAGACAGGCCATTCTCCACATTCCTCAATCAGTTGTCATTTGGAAAGAAGCTGTCAACTTGGAAGAAGACCCTGTAGATGCACGCCTCCTTCTCGCAAAGGCAGTTGAAATGATACCATTGTCTGTGGAGTTGTGGCTTGCCCTTGCCCGGCTTGAGACACCTGAGAACGCCCAAAAGGTCTTGAACGCTGCTAGGAAAGCTGTCCCTACGAGCTACGAGATATGGATTGCTGCTTCACGACTGCAGGAGCAGATGGGGACATTCAATAAGGTGAATGTGATGAAGAGGGCTGTACAGTCCCTCGCCAGAGAGAACGCTATGCTTAAGAGGGAGGAGTGGATAGCAGAAGCTGAGAATTGTGAAGAGGAGGGAGCTATTCTTACTTGCGGGGCGATTATCCGGGAGACTTTAGGATGGGGtctggatgaagacgatgataGGAAAGACATCTGGATGGATGATGCAAAGGCCAGTATTGCCAGGGGCAAATACGAGACTGCGAGAGCCATCTATGCCTATGCGTTGCGCGTGTTTGTGAACCGCAGATCTATTTGGCTTGCAGCTGCAGACCTTGAACGTAATCATGGTACGAAGGAAGCGTTATGGCAAGTCCTTGAGAAGGCTGTGGAAGCTTGCCCACAGAGTGAAGAGCTATGGCTGCTCCTTgcgaaagagaaatggcaaACTGGAGAAATCGATGAGGCCAGACGAGTACTGGGACGCGCTTTTAACCAGAATCCCAATAACGAGGATATTTGGCTTGCTGCTGTTAAGCTCGAGGCCGACGCCCGGCAAACAGACCAGGCTAGAGAGCTCCTTGCGACTGCTCGTCGGGAAGCCGGAACAGACCGTGTTTGGGTGAAAAGTGTCGCCTTTGAGCGACAACTGGGTAATGCAAATGAGGCGCTAGACCTAGTAAATCAGGGCCTTCAACTATACCCGAAGGCGGACaagctttggatgatgaaggGTCAAATCTATGAATCCCAGAATAAGTACCCGCAAGCCCGGGAGGTGTATGGAACAGGTACTCGTGCGTGTTCCAGATCGGTTCCGTTGTGGCTGTTGGCTTCAAGactggaagaaaaggctgGTGCTGTCGTCAAGGCTCGCTCTGTTCTTGACAGAGCTCGGCTTGCTGTTCCTAAGAGTGCTGAACTGTGGACAGAAAGTGTTCGTGTTGAACGGCGTGCAAACAATATCGCCCAAGCTAAGATCTTGATGGCAAAGGCATTGCAGGAAGTTCCAACATCTGGATTGTTATGGAGTGAGAGTATCTGGCATCTCGAACCGCGGGCACAACGCAAGGCTCGCAGCTTGGAGGCTATCAAGAAGGTTGATAATGACCCGATATTATTCATTACAGTGGCTAGGATTTTCTGGGGAGAGCGTCGACTGGAGAAAGCAATGACATGGTTTGAAAAGGCGATTGTGTCCGACAGCGATTTAGGGGACGGTTGGGCTTGGTATTACAAGTTCCTATTGCAGCATGGAACAGAGGAGAAGCGGGCAGATGTGGTATCGAAGTGCATCTCTACAGAGCCCAAACATGGCGAAGTCTGGCAATCGGTGGCTAAAAATCCTGCTAACGCGCACAAGTCGACCGAggagattttgaagatggttgcCGAGCGACTTGTGTAG
- a CDS encoding GTPase-activating protein GYP1 (Ypt/Rab-specific GTPase-activating protein GYP1) — MATRKPQPQLNIHWTNIVSGRGISQQHTRPRTPPRSSSTNPQNFSPSSHQPASWSASPRRLYTSIINQGVDSWSRDQMEDEEDEEDEDIVYDDDEDEFGLPSITSMRKKPKQNVDPLPSRIVDPGGRIGGSASALSVGLGNNPANALNLIDHAPPPKSATPKEMDQYSSRISRINKFKRLLQTSTVPLTELRNLAWSGVPDEVRAMTWQLLLGYLPTNCERRISTLERKRKEYLDGVRQAFERGSTTGAGNPTASTTGRGRGLDEAIWHQISIDVPRTCPHIQLYGYEATQRSLERILYVWAIRHPASGYVQGINDLATPFWQVFLGVYVTDLNVEEGMDPGQLPKSVLDAVEADTFWCLTKLLDGIQDNYIYAQPGIHRQVRALRDLTMRIDATLAKHLENEGVEFMQFSFRWMNCLLMREMSVQNTIRMWDTYMAEEQGFSRFHLYVCAAFLVKWSDQLVKMDFQEVMMFLQALPTKDWTEQDIELLLSEAFIWQSLFQDSRAHLRSTGDPSPDNGLQ; from the exons ATGGCTACTAGAAAGCCCCAGCCGCAG CTCAATATACATTGGACTAACATAGTGTCTGGCAGAGGTATATCGCAACAACATACGCGCCCGCGGACACCGCCCCGATCATCGTCTACCAATCCTCAGAACTTCTCGCCATCCTCCCATCAGCCTGCATCATGGTCTGCCTCTCCTCGTAGATTGTACACCAGTATAATAAACCAAGGAGTCGATTCATGGAGTCGCGATCaaatggaagacgaagaagacgaggaagatgaagacattgtttatgatgatgatgaggacgagtTTGGGCTTCCCAGCATTACTAGCATgcggaagaagccgaagcagAATGTCGACCCTCTCCCATCCCGGATTGTTGACCCAGGAGGTCGAATTGGAGGCAGTGCCTCGGCCCTTAGTGTTGGTCTAGGGAACA ATCCTGCGAACGCTTTGAATCTTATTGACCATGCTCCGCCCCCCAAGAGTGCAACTCCAAAAGAAATGGACCAATACTCGAGCCGCATTTCGAGAATCAACAAGTTTAAACGCCTTTTGCAGACAAGCACGGTTCCTTTAACAGAATTAAGAAACCTGGCATGGTCAGGAGTCCCCGATGAAGTACGGGCAATGACCTGGCAACTTCTCCTAGGCTATCTCCCTACGAATTGTGAACGACGTATTTCGACTCTGGAAAGGAAGCGCAAGGAATATTTAGATGGCGTTCGCCAGGCTTTCGAGCGCGGCAGCACCACAGGTGCTGGTAACCCTACTGCTTCGACAACAGGGCGTGGCAGAGGGCTGGACGAGGCAATATGGCATCAAATCAGTATAGATGTCCCTCGCACTTGTCCACATATTCAACTCTACGGCTATGAGGCTACTCAACGCTCGCTAGAAAGGATTCTTTATGTTTGGGCCATTCGACACCCAGCCAGCGGCTATGTGCAAGGGATCAATGATCTCGCCACGCCTTTTTGGCAAGTTTTCCTAGGTGTCTATGTTACGGATCTCAATGTAGAAGAAGGGATGGATCCGGGTCAATTGCCCAAGAGCGTGCTGGACGCGGTCGAAGCGGATACATTCTGGTGTCTTACGAAGCTCCTTGACGGCATTCAGGAcaattatatatatgctCAGCCTGGTATACACCGGCAGGTTAGAGCACTGCGTGATTTAACTATGCGCATTGACGCTACTCTCGCGAAACATTTGGAGAATGAAGGTGTTGAATTCATGCAATTTAGTTTCCGATGGATGAACTGCTTGCTCATGCGTGAAATGAGCGTCCAGAACACCATACGCATGTGGGATACGTACATG GCCGAGGAGCAGGGCTTTTCACGATTTCACCTTTATGTGTGTGCGGCCTTTCTAGTCAAATGGTCGGACCAGTTGGTAAAGATGGATTTCCAG GAAGTCATGATGTTTTTGCAAGCCCTCCCAACCAAAGACTGGACGGAGCAAGATATTGAACTCCTGTTGAGCGAAGCATTCATTTGGCAAAGCCTGTTTCAAGACTCTCGGGCTCATCTTCGTTCCACTGGTGACCCATCCCCCGATAATGGGTTGCAGTGA
- a CDS encoding uncharacterized protein (predicted protein), translated as MTEPEDVEEDLFADLYDADETATQPTSTVEASITSEPTASVLPTQSAGLPATHVSEASHIETEDIRGVHQQLLQDGAHQHGTGNLDSGFANTITPMSGETEHHGTGIKEDG; from the exons ATGACCGAGCcagaggatgttgaagaagacCTGTTTGCAGATCT GTACGATGCGGATGAGACTGCGACCCAACCAACTTCAACCGTTGAAGCTTCGATTACTTCGGAGCCTACAGCTTCGGTCCTCCCGACTCAGTCGGCTGGCCTTCCTGCGACTCATGTCTCCGAAGCCTCCCATATCGAAACGGAAGACATCCGCGGTGTACACCAACAGCTTCTACAGGATGGAGCTCACCAACATGGCACAGGCAATTTAGATTCTGGATTCGCCAATACTATCACTCCTATGTCGGGGGAAACGGAGCATCATGGAACCGGGATCAAAGAAGATGGGTAA
- a CDS encoding RNA-binding protein (RNA-binding protein musashi/mRNA cleavage and polyadenylation factor I complex, subunit HRP1), giving the protein MFIGGLNWETTDQSLKDYFSQFGEVQECTVMRDSATGRSRGFGFLTFRDPKTVNTVMVKEHYLDGKIIDPKRAIPRDEQEKTSKIFVGGVSQEANEQDFKQFFMQFGRVVDATLMIDKDTGRPRGFGFVTFDSEAAVEAALSRPLEILGKPIEVKKAQPRGNLRDEEDRRNRRGRDGFREGAQIGSDGSQQQGSQGPAGMPGGLTPQMMAQYWQRMQQYFALMQQQMAVAAQGQGMGAMGMGGMNPAMMQQMQMKQMQQMQMGNSQQQGSMSPPSQSQTPQMQNMMNSTMMQQMQQMQNQGQGGQMGNAINIGSSSPGNVSMSGNYSGPRGGPGYNAHEQIAFEQQKYEQQQARRAMENRAFSPYQQGGPTSWEGMYDEVPQPNIPTGPQAMNRAGSMGRGPTPQPQSAAPANAPTGPKNAGKPGANYRGGGRGGHRGFHPYARG; this is encoded by the exons ATGTTTATTGGCGGTCTCAACTGGGAAACAACTGACC AATCTCTAAAGGACTACTTTTCCCAGTTCGGAGAGGTACAGGAATGCACCGTGATGCGGGACAGCGCTACAGGGCGCTCTAggggttttggttttttAACTTTTAGAGACCCTAAGACCGTCAATACTGTCATGGTCAAGGAGCATTACTTGGATGGAAAAATC ATCGATCCGAAGCGTGCAATCCCTCGTGacgaacaagaaaagacaagcAAAATCTTCGTTGGTGGCGTCAGCCAAGAAGCTAACGAGCAAGACTTCAAACAATTTTTTATGCAATTCGGTCGTGTGGTCGATGCTACTTTGATGATTGATAAAGACACTGGTCGGCCTCGCGGCTTTGGCTTTGTGACGTTTGACAGCGAAGCTGCCGTTGAAGCGGCACTATCGCGTCCTTTAGAGATACTGGGTAAACCTATTGAGGTCAAGAAAGCTCAACCACGTGGTAATTTGCGGGATGAAGAGGATCGCAGGAACCGCCGTGGTAGAGACGGTTTCCGTGAGGGTGCTCAAATTGGCAGCGATGGTTCTCAACAACAAGGCTCTCAAGGACCGGCCGGTATGCCTGGTGGCTTGACTCCACAGATGATGGCGCAGTATTGGCAAAGGATGCAGCAATATTTCGCTTTAATGCAGCAACAGATGGCCGTTGCCGCTCAGGGTCAAGGCATGGGCGCAATGGGCATGGGTGGAATGAACCCAGCTATGATGCAACAAATGCagatgaagcagatgcaACAGATGCAAATGGGCAATAGTCAACAACAGGGAAGCATGAgtcctccatctcaaagTCAGACGCCTCAAATGCAGAATATGATGAATTCCACCATGAtgcagcagatgcagcagatgcAAAACCAAGGTCAAGGAGGACAGATGGGGAATGCTATCAACATAGGGAGCAGTAGTCCCGGAAACGTGAGCATGAGTGGAAATTATTCAGGACCTCGGGGAGGCCCAGGCTACAACGCCCATGAGCAGATTGCTTTTGAACAACAAAAGTATGAACAACAGCAGGCTCGTCGGGCCATGGAAAACCGGGCGTTCTCTCCCTATCAACAGGGCGGTCCAACTTCCTGGGAAGGTATGTACGATGAAGTACCCCAGCCCAACATCCCCACGGGACCGCAAGCCATGAATCGAGCTGGCAGTATGGGACGTG GACCGACGCCGCAGCCTCAGAGTGCCGCACCAGCCAACGCTCCAACTGGGCCCAAAAATGCTGGAAAACCTGGAGCCAATTACCGAGGTGGAGGTCGTGGAGGCCATCGTGGCTTTCATCCTTATGCTCGTGGCTAA
- a CDS encoding transient receptor potential ion channel family protein (predicted protein), with protein MRVPISHFTLIALGLSPVHVLAADTLSTNGISTCLTGAEIQVQKLDVTYTRSTRVVVFDVAGTNEKQQNVTASLSVYAYGNEIYSKSFDPCGSENHVEELCPVPSGVFQATGSQEIPESFASQIPAIAFAIPDLDGQVKLELKSKDDIHEVACIETQLSNGKSAQMPSVTYAAAGVAGAALAMSGLSIIGAAGHPGAVSSSPGFGDVMGWFHSMATNGMLSVNYPTVYRSFTKNFAFSTGLIPWGQMQQSIDNFRKSTGGNLTENSYDFLRNATLEFSNGSSTDTSSKVKRGFNLIIGAADLGIRDVSTSYSANSTSGEASDDTVKKVVSGIEAWAEQLTIPQANIFMTCLLIFAIVIAAITVGILLLKVILELWALYGSFPAKLTNFRKDYWGLLARTITNLILLLYGIWVLYCVYQLTGGDSWAAKVLAVVTLVIFTGVLLFFGLRIWYVARKYKASQGDASGLYEDTETWRKYSLFYDNYKKDYWWLFVPAIVYMFVKGVIIAAGNGHGLVQSAGQLIVEALMLALLLWYRPYVAKSSQWINISIQVVRVLSVACVLIFVEELGLSQTTKTVTGIVLIVVQSALTGILAILIAANAIILCVRENPHAKRRREAKKMNRDIDDLTPLDARESLLMENPPRKEYTEMSKFNFTGPYEPYRDHYDSKSRSSPTGSTDRLVDPPGYHESQHGRSLSRESRHTRDSRGSPDGRKPTAPGYGFAY; from the exons ATGCGGGTTCCTATATCACATTTTACCTTAATTGCCTTGGGCCTGTCCCCCGTGCACGTCCTCGCAGCGGACACGCTTAGCACAAATGGCATTTCAACCTGTCTGACAGGCGCAGAAATACAAGTGCAAAAGTTGGACGTCACTTACACGCGTTCCACTAGAGTGGTAGTCTTCGATGTGGCCGGAACAAATGAAAAACAGCAGAACGTTACCGCATCTCTGTCGGTTTATGCATACGGCAATGAAATATATAGCAAGTCATTCGACCCTTGTGGCTCGGAGAATCATGTCGAGGAACTTTGTCCTG TCCCTTCCGGCGTCTTTCAAGCGACTGGTTCGCAAGAAATTCCAGAATCCTTTGCTAGCCAGATTCCCGCGATTGCTTTTGCCATACCCGATTTGGATGGGCAAGTAAAACTGGAGCTGAAGTCCAAGGATGATATCCACGAAGTTGCTTGCATTGAAACACAGTTGTCGAACGGAAAGTCGGCGCAAATGCCAAGCGTCACTTATGCAGCCGCCGGTGTAGCAGGTGCCGCTCTGGCAATGAGTGGTCTGTCTATCATAGGTGCTGCCGGTCATCCCGGGGCAGTCTCTTCTAGTCCGGGGTTTGGTGATGTCATGGGATGGTTCCATAGCATGGCTACAAACGGCATGCTCAGTGTCAACTACCCAACAGTGTATCGCAGCTTCACGAAGAATTTTGCCTTTAGCACCGGTTTAATCCCGTGGGGTCAAATGCAGCAGTCTATCGATAACTTCCGAAAGTCGACAGGCGGAAACCTCACAGAGAACAGTTACGACTTCCTTCGCAATGCTACACTCGAGTTTTCAAATGGCTCGTCGACGGACACAAGTTCTAAAGTCAAGCGAGGATTCAATTTAATTATAGGCGCTGCTGACTTGGGTATACGTGATGTTTCAACTTCTTATAGTGCGAATTCGACATCTGGCGAGGCTAGTGATGACACAGTCAAAAAGGTTGTCTCTGGTATAGAGGCTTGGGCGGAACAGCTTACCATCCCTCAAGCGAACATATTTATGACATGCCTGCTGATATTCGCTATTGTTATAGCTGCTATTACGGTGGGCATTTTACTGCTTAAAGTTATCCTTGAGTTATGGGCGTTGTATGGATCATTCCCTGCAAAGCTCACGAATTTTCGCAAGGACTACTGGGGTTTGTTGGCCAGGACTATTACCAAcctgattcttcttctctatggGATTTGGGTCTTGTATTGCGTCTACCAGCTCACCGGTGGAGATTCGTGGGCCGCGAAAGTATTGGCCGTTGTCACGCTTGTCATATTTACCGGTGTCCTGCTTTTTTTTGGTCTCCGAATCTGGTATGTGGCTCGTAAATATAAAGCATCTCAAGGTGATGCCTCTGGCTTGTACGAGGATACAGAGACCTGGCGGAAGTACAGTCTTTTCTACGACAACTACAAAAAGGATTACTGGTGGCTCTTCGTCCCTGCGATCGTGTACATGTTTGTCAAGGGTGTAATCATCGCTGCGGGCAATGGTCATGGCCTCGTTCAGTCCGCGGGTCAACTCATTGTTGAAGCTCTTATGCTAGCACTTCTGCTATGGTACCGGCCATATGTTGCAAAGTCGAGCCAGTGGATCAATATCAGCATCCAGGTGGTCCGTGTATTGTCCGTTGCTTGTGTGTTGATCTTTGTTGAGGAGCTTGGTCTTTCGCAGACTACCAAGACTGTGACGGGTATTGTCCTTATCGTTGTGCAATCCGCCCTCACAGGCATCTTGGCCATCCTCATTGCCGCTAACGCTATCATTCTTTGTGTCCGAGAAAACCCCCATGCGAAacggagaagagaagcca AAAAAATGAACCGTGATATCGATGATTTGACTCCTTTGGATGCGCGGGAGTCGCTTCTTATGGAGAATCCACCCCGAAAAGAGTACACAGAGATGAGCAAGTTTAATTTCACCGGCCCTTACGAACCCTATCGGGACCACTACGATTCGAAGTCACGATCAAGCCCTACAGGAAGCACAGACCGTTTGGTGGATCCTCCTGGCTATCATGAAagtcaacatggtcgaagTCTCAGTCGAGAAAGCCGGCATACCCGTGATAGTCGTGGTTCCCCGGATGGTCGTAAACCTACCGCTCCAGGTTATGGCTTCGCCTATTGA
- a CDS encoding telomere length and silencing 1 family protein (predicted protein) — MMDTNPTSNPETLFRPVKRRKFLRRRPEDTLEDFRIENRRDDGDSDPTTPAQSQADNDTVHPTDLARLRRLHRFRKGGIGFSTTSRQLANNDKQAIVSTEPAEDLEAQRIQAMCDRFTAHTGQTVDVDRHMYDLASYPLLWPVLSVMETNKIRMAYIETEMAKRHQHTVPTDDSDGPLVGESDSAPSTTVLPQREPASLGKLHEIDLGQETKLHNIARTEAATRKLARDDEYEHLNHGGSFFKAAPMGKDEGLWRRQKRRTSEDVERDRLVEEVLRESKLDVYEEPDHETAAAGDDQAADDRVAEQFRRDFLDAIQSRRRVTRVKNPKTAKAEASRGPKLGGSRSARAAMREMQEKQGRK, encoded by the exons ATGATGGACACTAATCCTACCTCGAACCCGGAGACTCTCTTCCGACCggtaaagagaagaaagttcTTGCGACGTCGCCCTGAGGACACGCTAGAAGATTTCCGCATTGAAAATCGAAGGGATGACGGGGACTCGGATCCTACCACCCCCGCTCAGTCCCAAGCAGACAATGATACCGTGCACCCTACTGATCTTGCTCGCCTACGACGTCTTCATCGCTTTCGCAAGGGTGGCATTGGATTTTCTACTACCTCACGACAGTTGGCAAACAACGATAAACAAGCTATCGTATCTACGGAACCAGCGGAGGATCTCGAGGCGCAGAGAATCCAAGCTATGTGTGACCGATTTACAGCACATACTGGGCAGACGGTGGATGTTGACAGACATATGTACGATCTTGCATCATACCCTCTTCTGTGGCCCGTATTGTCTGTAATGGAGACTAACAAGATAAGGATGGCTTATATAGAGACCGAAATGGCTAAGCGACACCAGCACACTGTCCCGACAGATGATTCAGATGGCCCTTTGGTGGGCGAATCCGATTCTGCGCCGTCCACAACCGTCCTTCCTCAACGTGAACCAGCGTCTTTAGGTAAACTCCACGAgattgatcttggccaggAGACCAAGCTACATAATATCGCACGGACGGAGGCAGCTACAAGAAAGTTAGCAAGAGACGATGAATATGAGCATCTCAATCATGGCggctctttcttcaaagcaGCTCCGATGGGAAAGGATGAGGGACTATGGCGTCGTCAGAAACGACGAACCAGTGAGGATGTGGAGAGAGACAGACTCGTAGAAGAAGTTCTGCGCGAAAGCAAAC TTGATGTATATGAGGAACCAGATCATGAAACAGCGGCAGCAGGAGACGACCAAGCTGCTGATGACAGAGTCGCTGAACAGTTTCGAAGAGACTTCCTTGATGCCATTCAGTCACGTCGTCGGGTGACGCGAGTGAAAAACCCCAAGACCGCGAAAGCTGAGGCATCGCGGGGTCCTAAGCTGGGAGGCAGCCGGAGTGCTAGAGCGGCGATGCGGGAAATGCAAGAGAAGCAAGGACGTAAATGA